One Actinomycetota bacterium DNA segment encodes these proteins:
- a CDS encoding NYN domain-containing protein: MNVYIDGFNLYYGSLRGSKYKWLDIDAVARRLFPKEEVHRIRYFTARVIPSAADPQQNARQETYLRALRTLPKVSIHFGFFQRNNVWMTLTNPPQTGPSSVQVVKTEEKGSDVNIASYLLMDAWQKDMEAGAIITNDSDLLTPVRIAEHVLNCPVTIVNPHPASRKSLALQSRGGAKQLFGSVLGKCQFPAEIRDEKGTFRRPGAW; this comes from the coding sequence ATGAACGTCTACATCGACGGCTTCAATCTGTACTACGGGTCGCTCAGGGGCTCGAAATACAAGTGGCTTGACATTGACGCGGTAGCCAGGCGACTCTTCCCTAAGGAAGAGGTGCACAGGATTCGCTACTTCACGGCACGGGTAATCCCCAGTGCGGCGGATCCTCAGCAGAATGCCCGGCAGGAGACCTACCTGCGTGCCCTCCGCACACTGCCGAAGGTAAGCATTCACTTCGGGTTCTTCCAGCGAAACAATGTCTGGATGACTCTGACGAATCCGCCTCAGACGGGGCCGTCCTCCGTCCAAGTAGTGAAGACCGAGGAGAAGGGGTCGGATGTGAATATCGCCTCCTACCTTCTAATGGACGCCTGGCAGAAGGACATGGAGGCGGGGGCAATCATCACCAACGACTCGGACCTGCTGACCCCGGTGAGGATCGCCGAGCACGTCCTGAACTGCCCGGTGACAATCGTGAATCCACATCCTGCGTCCAGGAAGAGCCTCGCTCTCCAGTCTCGAGGAGGGGCAAAGCAATTGTTCGGAAGCGTCCTTGGTAAGTGCCAGTTCCCCGCCGAGATTCGCGATGAGAAAGGTACATTTCGGAGGCCCGGAGCATGGTAG
- a CDS encoding Type 1 glutamine amidotransferase-like domain-containing protein: MSAPDGWQDLVDRIPHGAGAIGLLSSDEYTPDVLEFDRALLARARGGARPKNIALILCADHRAASLNARNAATYFQALGARAFPLEIEHGPRARATTPIPDFDVIYIGGGSPSQLLGCMRDSSVWETVLERWRAGAVLAGASAGAMALSMHCQVPRAGDRVPTQWTAGLGPISNIAFAVHATSRSRAWLQESAKTAPLPLLCIEDKTGVVLTVNSSAQVVGSGRVWVMKPTP, from the coding sequence ATGAGCGCGCCGGACGGATGGCAGGATCTCGTGGACCGAATTCCGCACGGGGCGGGGGCGATCGGGCTCCTTTCGAGTGACGAATACACCCCCGACGTCCTCGAGTTCGATCGTGCGCTGTTGGCGCGCGCCCGCGGAGGCGCAAGGCCGAAGAATATCGCGCTGATTCTTTGTGCGGATCATCGTGCGGCATCGCTGAACGCGCGCAACGCTGCGACGTATTTCCAAGCGCTCGGCGCACGCGCGTTTCCGCTAGAAATCGAGCACGGGCCGCGCGCGCGCGCAACGACTCCGATCCCGGATTTCGACGTCATCTACATCGGCGGCGGCAGTCCGTCGCAGTTGCTCGGTTGCATGCGCGACTCGTCGGTTTGGGAAACGGTGCTTGAGCGGTGGCGTGCGGGCGCGGTGCTTGCGGGAGCAAGCGCGGGAGCGATGGCGCTGTCGATGCACTGCCAAGTTCCTCGCGCCGGCGATCGAGTTCCGACGCAGTGGACGGCGGGACTTGGCCCCATCAGCAACATCGCATTCGCGGTGCATGCGACATCGCGATCACGCGCGTGGCTCCAAGAGAGCGCAAAGACCGCACCGTTGCCGCTGCTTTGTATTGAGGACAAAACGGGCGTCGTTCTTACGGTGAATTCGTCTGCGCAGGTTGTGGGTTCGGGGCGCGTGTGGGTGATGAAGCCGACGCCTTAG
- a CDS encoding metallophosphoesterase codes for MLRLILGFVALGLAVFAYASLIERYWWAVRRHHIPCLASGARPLRVLHVSDLHMRAAQRRKQRFLAGLAALEPDVVVATGDLLEDASGLPAAVAALGAIPARAGRVFVLGSHDHHGPAPRSWLRYLWTHDPQTAGRSNPWRDLVRGLEEHGWQFIDNRTVRVGDIEVLGLGDAHIGRADLGALRTRAAKGFRMAIAHSPDIVEEVARHGYDLILCGHTHGGQVRVPLLGALVTNSTLPLRMARGAHRIGNAWLHVSAGLGTSKFAPIRFSCRPEVCVLELVPRNES; via the coding sequence GTGCTGCGTCTCATCCTTGGTTTTGTCGCGCTCGGCCTCGCGGTCTTCGCCTATGCATCGCTCATCGAGCGCTACTGGTGGGCCGTGCGGCGCCATCACATCCCGTGCTTGGCATCCGGCGCGCGCCCGTTGCGGGTGCTTCACGTGTCCGACTTGCACATGCGCGCGGCGCAGCGCCGTAAGCAGCGCTTCCTTGCCGGACTCGCGGCCCTAGAGCCCGACGTGGTCGTCGCTACCGGAGACCTTCTGGAAGACGCGAGTGGCCTTCCTGCCGCGGTGGCCGCGCTTGGCGCGATTCCGGCGCGCGCCGGACGAGTCTTCGTGCTCGGGTCCCACGATCACCACGGACCTGCTCCGCGCAGCTGGCTGCGCTATCTGTGGACGCACGACCCGCAAACCGCCGGTCGCTCCAATCCCTGGAGAGACCTCGTTCGAGGGCTCGAGGAGCACGGCTGGCAGTTCATCGACAACCGGACCGTGCGCGTCGGCGACATCGAGGTCCTGGGTCTCGGCGATGCCCACATCGGCCGCGCGGACCTAGGAGCGTTGCGCACGCGCGCCGCCAAAGGATTCCGCATGGCCATCGCGCACTCCCCCGACATCGTCGAGGAAGTCGCGCGCCACGGCTACGACCTGATCTTGTGCGGCCACACACACGGCGGCCAAGTGCGCGTGCCGCTCCTCGGCGCGCTGGTAACCAACAGCACTCTGCCGCTGCGGATGGCGCGCGGCGCGCACCGGATCGGCAACGCATGGCTGCATGTGAGCGCAGGTCTGGGAACTTCGAAGTTCGCCCCAATTCGATTCTCGTGCCGACCGGAGGTCTGCGTGCTGGAACTCGTCCCAAGGAACGAATCATGA
- a CDS encoding GatB/YqeY domain-containing protein yields the protein MRRSTRRILVVTMLRDQISEDMRAAMKAREQTRVGTLRMLMAAVKNSEVERGRALDDDEVLDAITREAKRRRESIDAFTKGGRDELVAKETAELAVLESYLPAALTEAELAALVDEAIAEAGATDPKQMGVVMKVLVPKIRGRADGGAVSALVRARLGA from the coding sequence ATGAGACGCAGCACGCGGCGTATCCTAGTCGTCACGATGTTGAGGGATCAGATCTCCGAAGACATGCGTGCCGCGATGAAGGCGCGCGAGCAGACGCGCGTCGGCACGTTGCGGATGCTGATGGCGGCCGTGAAGAATTCAGAGGTCGAGCGCGGGCGCGCGCTCGACGATGACGAGGTTCTGGACGCCATCACGCGTGAAGCCAAGCGCCGTCGCGAGTCGATAGACGCCTTCACCAAGGGCGGCCGCGACGAATTGGTGGCCAAAGAAACCGCCGAACTTGCGGTGCTGGAGTCGTACCTTCCCGCAGCCCTTACCGAAGCCGAACTCGCGGCGCTGGTTGACGAGGCGATTGCCGAAGCCGGCGCGACCGATCCCAAGCAAATGGGTGTGGTGATGAAGGTTCTGGTGCCCAAGATCCGCGGGCGCGCGGACGGTGGAGCGGTTTCGGCCCTGGTGCGCGCGCGCCTGGGAGCCTAA
- a CDS encoding PBP1A family penicillin-binding protein — protein sequence MDNVHDESARHRLPRSRAEWRARIQDAMHFGERVNPPLLDGTELVHRVALLIIVAAFTGLLAALAVSPGIAVASKTIGTISDRFSGPIGSADLPEVAQRSVVLDRNGAVLATLAGEQNRVYVALSRVPKNTQNAIIAIEDAKFFDHHGVDLAGLTRALLFNFRSGAVRQGGSTITQQLVKNTLVGNERSIDRKIREARLAVALEKTTPKLKILEQYLNETYFGNGVYGIGAAAEYYFGIPVERLTPVQSALLAGVVKAPENYEPIRHADAAKRRRNLVLSRMADEGFITRELAEKYSRRALGASAHPLPRTKTPYFIEYIKSQILNDARFGATRAERARKIFQAGLRIQTTLDSKAQEGAAQSIEKILNRKGDPSAALASIDPTTGAVRAVVGGRNFENQKFDLATQGLRQPGSTFKPVTLMAALEAGISPSLTFDTPSPITLKDAQGKDYIVNNYDGRGGGYMNLRRATELSVNSYYVQLINFVGAEKVAAMGQKLGIQQELPPYLSLALGSIAVTPLEMASAYATMANQGMWCQPYSISRISTPDNHTVVRNEPNCEQRVTRAVVAQATDILQGVILRGTGRKNGRIGRPAAGKTGTTDNYTDAWFAGFTPQYATVVWLGFPESTKRPLKNIHGLPKVYGGSLPAMIWSRYMRIAHQGLAVKEFPKAPASPSVSMPDVTGMALADAQEALKKAGFPTVKAAVVSSRRAKGTVVSQDPAAATAVQKGVMVTLRVSDGAAPPPPPSPSPSPKPSPSPSPSPSPSGSGSTSPSPTPSKGKKP from the coding sequence ATGGACAACGTCCACGACGAATCAGCCCGCCATCGACTTCCCCGATCCCGCGCGGAGTGGCGCGCGCGCATCCAGGACGCGATGCACTTCGGCGAACGCGTAAACCCGCCCCTGTTGGACGGCACCGAACTCGTTCACCGCGTCGCGCTTTTGATCATCGTCGCCGCGTTTACCGGGCTGCTGGCGGCCCTAGCCGTTTCCCCCGGGATCGCCGTCGCGAGCAAGACCATCGGAACGATATCTGATCGCTTCTCAGGTCCGATCGGCTCGGCCGACCTGCCCGAAGTCGCGCAGCGCTCCGTCGTACTCGACCGCAACGGCGCGGTGCTCGCAACACTCGCCGGCGAGCAAAACCGCGTCTACGTCGCGCTGAGTCGGGTTCCAAAGAACACGCAGAACGCGATCATCGCCATCGAGGACGCGAAGTTCTTCGACCACCACGGGGTTGATCTCGCCGGACTCACGCGCGCCCTGCTGTTCAACTTCCGCTCAGGCGCCGTGCGCCAGGGCGGAAGCACGATCACCCAGCAGCTCGTAAAGAACACCCTCGTCGGCAACGAGCGCTCGATCGATCGCAAGATCCGCGAGGCGCGGCTGGCCGTCGCTCTGGAGAAGACAACGCCGAAACTCAAGATCCTTGAGCAGTACCTGAACGAGACCTACTTCGGCAACGGCGTCTACGGCATCGGCGCCGCAGCCGAGTACTACTTCGGTATCCCCGTCGAGAGGCTGACGCCGGTGCAGAGCGCGCTGCTCGCGGGAGTCGTGAAGGCCCCCGAGAACTACGAGCCGATCCGCCACGCCGACGCCGCGAAGAGACGACGCAACCTCGTTCTGAGTCGCATGGCCGACGAAGGCTTTATCACCCGAGAGCTGGCCGAGAAGTACTCGCGGCGCGCGCTCGGCGCGTCAGCGCACCCGCTCCCCCGAACCAAGACGCCTTACTTCATCGAGTACATCAAGTCGCAAATCCTGAACGACGCTCGATTCGGCGCCACGCGCGCCGAGCGCGCGCGCAAGATATTCCAAGCCGGTCTTCGCATCCAGACGACGCTTGACTCGAAAGCCCAAGAGGGTGCGGCCCAGAGCATCGAGAAGATCCTCAACCGCAAGGGCGATCCGTCGGCAGCGCTTGCATCGATCGATCCGACGACGGGTGCGGTGCGCGCGGTCGTCGGCGGCCGCAACTTCGAGAACCAGAAGTTCGATCTCGCGACGCAGGGGTTGCGCCAGCCGGGATCGACATTCAAGCCGGTCACGCTGATGGCCGCGCTGGAAGCAGGGATTTCGCCAAGCCTTACCTTCGACACTCCCTCGCCGATCACGCTGAAGGACGCCCAAGGCAAGGACTACATCGTCAACAACTATGACGGCCGCGGCGGCGGCTACATGAACCTTCGCCGCGCGACCGAGTTGTCGGTGAACTCCTACTACGTGCAGCTCATCAACTTCGTCGGAGCAGAAAAAGTCGCAGCCATGGGGCAGAAGCTCGGCATCCAGCAAGAGCTGCCGCCGTACCTGTCGCTCGCGCTCGGCTCGATCGCAGTCACGCCACTGGAGATGGCCAGCGCGTACGCGACGATGGCCAACCAAGGCATGTGGTGTCAGCCCTACTCGATCTCGCGAATCTCGACCCCGGACAACCACACGGTTGTGCGCAACGAACCAAACTGCGAGCAGCGCGTCACGCGCGCCGTCGTCGCCCAGGCGACCGACATCCTGCAAGGGGTGATCCTGCGCGGAACCGGCCGCAAGAACGGCCGGATCGGGCGTCCTGCCGCCGGAAAGACCGGCACTACCGACAACTACACCGACGCGTGGTTCGCCGGCTTCACGCCGCAGTACGCGACCGTCGTGTGGCTGGGGTTCCCCGAAAGCACCAAGCGGCCGCTGAAGAACATCCACGGATTACCGAAGGTCTACGGAGGCAGCCTCCCCGCGATGATCTGGTCGCGCTACATGCGAATCGCGCACCAGGGACTTGCCGTCAAGGAGTTCCCGAAAGCGCCTGCCTCGCCGAGCGTCTCCATGCCCGACGTCACGGGCATGGCTCTCGCCGACGCGCAAGAAGCGCTGAAGAAAGCCGGGTTCCCAACGGTGAAGGCCGCGGTTGTCTCCTCGCGACGCGCGAAGGGGACCGTTGTTTCCCAGGATCCGGCCGCTGCGACCGCAGTACAGAAGGGCGTCATGGTCACGCTCCGGGTGTCGGATGGAGCAGCACCGCCGCCCCCACCGTCACCGTCACCGTCCCCGAAGCCGTCTCCGTCGCCTTCGCCGTCGCCGTCGCCGTCGGGATCGGGATCGACGTCGCCGTCGCCGACCCCCAGCAAGGGCAAGAAGCCTTAG
- a CDS encoding ArsA family ATPase: MKIDDLLSERHIIVCTGSGGVGKTTMSAALALRAADNGKRVIVCTIDPAKRLAQSLGVEFLGNTPHHVDPAKLGRTKSSGELHAMMLDMKRTFDEMILDMTTRDRAEKIFANPFYKHVSSTLSGTQEYMAMEKLWELHEEGRWELIVIDTPPTRSALDFLDAPRRLTDFLEGRFLRLMLWPYLKAGKTGLKLLNFGTRTMLRTVTRITGSEVLGDVAEFFQAFEGMYETFKSRSVRVRELLGARRTGFVVVTSPTEASLREARYFAERLTADHMPLGGIVVNRTHSVPSVTGLEDLAGLAARAPKGPLRETLDVYGLWRSVAAREERLLADAFTGFEDTPVWRVPDLADDVVDVKSLRTVGNLLADGNAVP, encoded by the coding sequence GTGAAGATCGACGATCTCCTGTCCGAACGCCACATCATCGTGTGCACGGGCTCGGGCGGCGTCGGCAAGACCACGATGTCGGCAGCGCTGGCGTTGCGCGCGGCCGACAACGGCAAACGGGTGATCGTATGCACGATCGACCCGGCGAAACGGCTCGCGCAATCGCTGGGCGTCGAGTTCCTCGGCAACACGCCGCACCACGTCGACCCCGCCAAGCTCGGACGAACGAAGTCCTCGGGCGAACTGCACGCGATGATGCTCGACATGAAGCGGACGTTCGACGAGATGATCCTTGACATGACGACGCGCGATCGTGCCGAGAAGATCTTCGCCAACCCCTTCTACAAGCATGTCTCCTCGACGCTTTCGGGCACGCAGGAATACATGGCGATGGAGAAGTTGTGGGAGCTGCACGAAGAAGGTCGTTGGGAACTGATCGTCATCGACACTCCCCCGACGCGCAGCGCACTGGACTTCCTCGACGCCCCGCGCCGGCTCACCGACTTCCTCGAAGGGCGCTTCTTGCGGCTGATGCTGTGGCCGTATTTGAAGGCCGGCAAGACCGGCTTAAAGCTGTTGAACTTCGGTACTCGCACGATGCTGCGTACCGTGACCCGCATCACCGGCAGCGAGGTGCTCGGCGACGTCGCGGAGTTCTTCCAAGCCTTCGAAGGGATGTACGAGACCTTCAAGAGTCGATCGGTGCGCGTGCGCGAGTTGCTCGGCGCGCGCCGCACCGGGTTCGTCGTGGTGACCTCCCCCACAGAGGCGAGTCTGCGCGAAGCCCGCTACTTCGCCGAGCGTCTTACTGCGGACCATATGCCCCTCGGCGGCATCGTCGTTAACCGCACCCACAGCGTCCCGTCGGTAACCGGGTTGGAGGATCTCGCCGGGCTCGCGGCGCGCGCGCCCAAAGGCCCGCTGCGTGAAACCTTGGACGTATACGGCCTGTGGCGCTCTGTAGCCGCGCGCGAGGAGCGGCTGCTTGCCGACGCGTTCACCGGCTTCGAGGACACGCCCGTCTGGCGCGTTCCCGACCTCGCCGACGACGTAGTAGACGTGAAATCCCTGCGTACGGTGGGGAATCTCCTCGCGGACGGCAACGCGGTACCCTGA
- a CDS encoding ArsA-related P-loop ATPase, whose protein sequence is MAAMSQSLGAARVAIVSGKGGVGKTTVAVALAKAAAESGRRVLLAEVEARNAFAPLLGLTELHYAETEVAPNLTAMSVEADEALVEYLQLFYGIPRLSRALVHSKIVDFATSTAPGLRDILLIGKIKEAEQRREDGRYVYDLIILDAPPTGRLPRILDAPRAVGELVRGGPIRQQAQGVIDMVFDPKRTQVILVTHPEEMPVRETVESADIFRAMGIALGPIVVNAVWPEVRALGRDPAATLREAAAGMDLSDEAIRGLAEVATAHARRARNQRKAISALAAETDLARVELPYVFSDHIGKNEIATLSGLLGAHL, encoded by the coding sequence ATGGCTGCAATGTCTCAAAGCCTGGGTGCCGCGCGCGTCGCCATCGTCTCCGGTAAAGGAGGCGTCGGGAAGACAACGGTGGCGGTCGCGCTCGCGAAAGCCGCCGCCGAATCGGGCCGCCGCGTTCTGCTCGCCGAAGTCGAGGCTCGCAACGCATTCGCCCCGCTTCTGGGCCTGACCGAACTGCACTACGCGGAAACCGAAGTTGCGCCCAACCTCACCGCGATGTCGGTCGAAGCCGACGAGGCGCTCGTTGAGTACTTGCAGTTGTTCTACGGAATTCCGAGGCTGTCGCGCGCGCTGGTGCACTCGAAAATCGTGGACTTCGCGACGTCCACGGCCCCGGGACTGCGCGACATCTTGCTGATCGGCAAGATCAAGGAGGCCGAGCAACGCCGCGAGGACGGCCGCTACGTCTACGACTTGATCATTCTGGACGCACCTCCGACCGGACGGTTGCCGCGCATCCTGGACGCGCCGCGCGCGGTCGGCGAACTCGTCCGCGGCGGGCCGATACGCCAGCAAGCCCAAGGCGTGATCGACATGGTCTTCGACCCGAAACGAACACAGGTGATCTTGGTCACCCACCCCGAGGAAATGCCGGTGCGCGAAACCGTCGAAAGCGCCGATATCTTCCGCGCGATGGGAATCGCGCTTGGGCCGATCGTGGTAAACGCCGTGTGGCCGGAAGTGCGCGCGCTCGGACGCGACCCAGCAGCCACACTGCGCGAGGCAGCCGCGGGAATGGACCTCTCCGATGAAGCGATCCGCGGACTTGCCGAGGTTGCGACCGCGCACGCGCGGCGCGCGCGCAACCAGCGCAAGGCGATATCCGCCCTAGCCGCCGAAACCGACCTGGCGCGCGTCGAGCTTCCATACGTGTTCTCCGATCACATCGGCAAGAACGAGATCGCGACGCTTTCCGGACTCCTGGGAGCACACCTGTGA
- a CDS encoding DNA alkylation repair protein: MMREAEDLVARLRALGSERNRSGMARFGINVEHALGVSVTEIRRLARAAGRDHRLASALWKTGIHEARILASMVEDPAAVTPAQMDRWARAFDSWDVCDQVCMNLFDKTPYAWDKAVEWSAREAEFVKRAGFSLMASLASHDRESPDARFGAFLEAIEREAADDRNFVRKAVNWALRGIGKRNASLNGRAVAVAVRLKARPERAARWIGSDALRELQSEAVRARLAKRG; the protein is encoded by the coding sequence ATGATGCGTGAGGCGGAGGACCTGGTCGCGCGCTTACGCGCGCTCGGCAGCGAACGCAATCGGTCCGGTATGGCGCGGTTCGGGATCAACGTCGAGCACGCTCTTGGGGTTTCGGTGACCGAGATCCGGCGTTTGGCGCGCGCCGCCGGGCGCGACCACCGCCTAGCCTCGGCGCTGTGGAAGACCGGAATCCACGAGGCCCGGATCCTCGCCTCGATGGTGGAGGACCCGGCCGCGGTCACCCCGGCGCAGATGGACCGGTGGGCGCGCGCGTTCGACTCCTGGGACGTGTGCGACCAGGTCTGCATGAACCTGTTCGACAAGACGCCGTATGCCTGGGACAAGGCCGTCGAGTGGAGCGCGCGCGAGGCCGAGTTCGTGAAGCGTGCGGGATTCTCGCTGATGGCCTCTCTGGCCTCCCACGACCGCGAGTCGCCGGACGCGCGCTTCGGCGCTTTCCTCGAAGCGATTGAGCGTGAGGCCGCCGACGACCGCAACTTCGTGCGCAAGGCTGTGAATTGGGCCCTGCGCGGGATCGGAAAGCGCAACGCGTCATTGAACGGGCGCGCGGTCGCGGTCGCCGTGCGCCTGAAGGCCCGGCCCGAGCGCGCGGCGCGTTGGATCGGGTCCGATGCCCTGCGGGAATTGCAGAGCGAAGCCGTGCGCGCGCGCCTCGCGAAGCGCGGGTAG
- a CDS encoding NfeD family protein yields MRRVIAAIVLALGLVPAAAALAAETGPVVDVVEIAGVIDRPIAEYVIERIAAAERDGDDLVVLHMDSVGGVKISDGQMLPPLVRAVRDAKVPVAVHVGPRAARAEGLAVYLAAAADAATIGPSARMGRADPIDVGRAGAVSRAVQREELAALTSRRGGTLSGDPFGWYGANAAVEAGLADAVVPGVDELLRRLDGKTVATSRGAVKLSLPSDGTIVRFGQPGPIRRFLHAFANPALVYVALFAAVLMIVFELFQPGFGVAGVTGGLILVATTYGFTVLPARWDGLLMLLVGFVLLTIDVARDELLVPTALGSAGIVAGSLRLFSGRTDAVRLSPWLIGFCVVSALIVFVPVMTWVRRQRAPVSAAAHRELIGRVGDVRSTLNPEGYVWVDGELWRGRSEDGSRMRVGEPITVASAQGRVLIVRPSALKG; encoded by the coding sequence ATGCGTCGAGTTATCGCGGCGATTGTGCTGGCTTTGGGTCTGGTTCCGGCCGCGGCCGCGCTGGCGGCGGAGACCGGCCCGGTGGTGGACGTGGTCGAGATCGCCGGAGTGATCGACCGGCCGATCGCTGAGTACGTCATCGAGCGCATTGCCGCTGCCGAGCGCGACGGCGACGACTTGGTGGTCCTTCACATGGACAGCGTCGGCGGTGTGAAGATCTCGGACGGGCAGATGCTTCCGCCGCTCGTGCGCGCCGTCCGGGACGCGAAGGTTCCGGTGGCTGTGCACGTTGGACCTCGCGCGGCGCGCGCCGAGGGTCTGGCCGTTTATCTGGCCGCTGCAGCCGACGCGGCGACGATCGGCCCGAGCGCGCGCATGGGCCGCGCCGACCCGATCGACGTCGGGCGCGCGGGAGCCGTGTCGCGCGCGGTCCAGCGGGAGGAACTCGCTGCGCTCACGTCGCGTCGCGGAGGCACACTGAGTGGGGATCCCTTCGGCTGGTATGGAGCGAACGCCGCAGTCGAAGCGGGCCTTGCCGACGCCGTCGTCCCCGGCGTGGACGAGCTGCTCCGGCGCTTGGACGGCAAAACCGTTGCCACGTCGCGCGGCGCGGTGAAACTCAGTCTTCCCTCCGACGGAACCATCGTGCGCTTTGGGCAGCCGGGGCCGATCCGACGGTTCCTGCACGCGTTCGCCAATCCCGCGCTGGTCTACGTGGCCCTTTTCGCCGCCGTGCTCATGATCGTGTTCGAGCTGTTCCAGCCGGGGTTCGGCGTGGCCGGCGTCACCGGCGGCTTGATCTTGGTGGCGACGACATATGGGTTCACGGTCTTGCCTGCGCGCTGGGATGGGCTGCTGATGCTCTTGGTGGGTTTCGTTCTGTTGACGATCGACGTTGCGCGCGACGAGCTGCTCGTGCCGACGGCCCTTGGATCGGCCGGGATCGTGGCCGGCTCACTGAGGCTCTTCAGCGGCCGGACGGACGCGGTCCGGCTTTCTCCTTGGCTGATCGGCTTCTGCGTCGTGTCGGCGCTGATCGTGTTCGTTCCGGTCATGACATGGGTGCGGCGCCAACGCGCGCCGGTCTCTGCGGCCGCACACCGCGAGCTGATCGGTCGGGTCGGCGATGTTCGCAGCACGCTCAACCCCGAGGGCTACGTGTGGGTGGACGGCGAACTTTGGCGGGGGCGCAGCGAGGACGGCAGCCGGATGCGCGTTGGGGAGCCGATCACGGTGGCGAGCGCGCAGGGTCGGGTCCTGATCGTGCGCCCGTCTGCCCTGAAGGGATAG
- a CDS encoding WhiB family transcriptional regulator has protein sequence MGEVVRANWHESVGWQDRAACRSADPNLFFSPQHLEDRSERRAREARAKEICEGCPVLGACLTFAIDTNEPHGIWGGMNEGERRRSVEKRAG, from the coding sequence GTGGGCGAGGTGGTACGGGCGAACTGGCATGAAAGCGTTGGATGGCAAGACCGGGCGGCATGTCGCAGCGCCGACCCCAATCTGTTCTTCTCTCCGCAGCACTTGGAGGACAGGTCTGAGCGGCGCGCTCGCGAGGCGCGCGCCAAGGAGATCTGTGAGGGTTGTCCCGTCCTCGGGGCGTGTTTGACCTTCGCGATAGATACGAATGAGCCTCACGGGATCTGGGGCGGAATGAACGAAGGGGAGCGCCGGCGGTCTGTGGAGAAGCGCGCCGGCTGA
- a CDS encoding DUF4177 domain-containing protein, giving the protein MQQWEYVSVPLIPHAIAEILNNWGEEGWELVQVYMPTEVPGTVALLKRPKSS; this is encoded by the coding sequence ATGCAGCAGTGGGAGTACGTGTCCGTGCCCTTGATCCCACACGCCATTGCCGAGATCTTGAACAACTGGGGCGAAGAAGGCTGGGAACTGGTGCAGGTGTACATGCCGACGGAAGTCCCCGGGACCGTCGCGCTCCTCAAGAGGCCGAAGTCGTCGTGA
- a CDS encoding RidA family protein, whose amino-acid sequence MSAEARLAELGIVLPEPPAPVASYVPVVVAGGFAYVSGQVPLRAEGLPRLGSVGAEVTQEEAVEEARYCGINILAQLRAALGSLDNVARVVKLTVFVASAPGFRMQPLVANGASDLMVEVFGDAGRHARAAVGVAELPLGVPVEVDAVVQVR is encoded by the coding sequence GTGAGTGCCGAGGCGCGTTTGGCGGAACTCGGCATCGTGCTCCCGGAACCACCGGCACCGGTGGCGAGTTACGTTCCGGTCGTGGTCGCCGGTGGGTTCGCTTACGTGAGCGGCCAGGTGCCTTTGCGCGCCGAAGGACTTCCGCGTCTCGGATCGGTCGGCGCGGAAGTGACCCAAGAAGAAGCAGTCGAAGAGGCGCGCTATTGCGGCATCAACATCCTCGCGCAGTTGCGCGCGGCGCTGGGTTCACTCGACAACGTGGCGCGCGTAGTGAAGCTGACGGTGTTCGTTGCATCGGCGCCGGGGTTTCGCATGCAGCCGCTGGTTGCCAACGGCGCGAGCGACTTGATGGTCGAGGTGTTCGGCGACGCAGGCCGCCACGCGCGCGCGGCCGTCGGCGTGGCGGAGTTGCCGCTGGGCGTTCCGGTCGAGGTGGACGCCGTGGTGCAGGTGCGCTGA